The following proteins are co-located in the Oceanibaculum indicum P24 genome:
- a CDS encoding DUF1217 domain-containing protein encodes MQIGTGTSGSGMSSLLLFRTLQHSGDAQKQQFAKQPQMQREIDYFLENAKKIESPEDFFKDRRLMQVALGAFGLEQELNYTARIKTIMTEDPAAKESLVNRMAEPRYKQISEAFDFSGSGVEKLKDEKFLKEITDKYLTNQFEKNLGGGNESLREAAYFRRKVAEVAEDGDIYKLMGDKVLRSVITDTLRIPKEIVNQSLERQAKVIESKVKPEDFKDPAFVDKFIARFLTQKDAEAQLANMGGGSFGSSGQIALQLLQGGNLNILV; translated from the coding sequence ATGCAGATCGGAACCGGGACCAGTGGGAGCGGCATGTCCTCCCTGCTGCTGTTCAGGACGCTGCAGCATTCGGGCGACGCGCAGAAGCAGCAGTTCGCCAAGCAGCCACAGATGCAGCGGGAGATCGATTACTTCCTGGAGAATGCGAAGAAGATCGAATCGCCAGAGGATTTCTTCAAGGACCGCCGCCTAATGCAGGTGGCGCTGGGCGCGTTCGGTCTGGAGCAGGAGCTGAACTACACCGCGCGCATCAAGACGATCATGACCGAGGACCCCGCGGCGAAGGAGTCGCTGGTCAACCGGATGGCCGAACCGCGCTACAAGCAGATTTCGGAAGCCTTCGATTTCTCCGGCTCGGGCGTGGAGAAGCTGAAGGACGAGAAGTTCCTCAAGGAAATCACCGACAAGTACCTGACCAACCAGTTCGAGAAGAATCTGGGCGGTGGCAACGAGTCGCTGCGCGAGGCCGCCTATTTCCGCCGCAAGGTCGCCGAGGTTGCCGAGGATGGCGATATCTACAAGCTGATGGGCGACAAGGTGCTGCGCTCGGTGATTACCGACACGCTGCGCATCCCCAAGGAGATCGTGAACCAGTCCCTGGAACGCCAGGCAAAGGTCATCGAATCCAAGGTTAAGCCGGAGGATTTCAAGGACCCGGCCTTCGTGGACAAGTTCATCGCCCGCTTCCTGACGCAGAAGGACGCCGAGGCGCAGCTCGCCAACATGGGTGGCGGCTCCTTCGGCTCCTCGGGCCAGATCGCTCTGCAGCTGCTGCAGGGTGGCAATCTCAACATCCTTGTGTGA